The genomic stretch AACATAGCTCTCACCTGGAGTCGCTCTCTCCGtgtgttttcctatttctcccctAACTAGACAAGTTCTTCAAGGGCAGGAGTATGTTGAGTATGTGTCTCCCTTCATaccaatcctatgaggtaggtaatGTCACCATTTTCCTGATGATGAAACAGGCTTAAAGTTAGTAAGCAGTGCAGCTGGGGAAGAGAAGACCTTGAGAGACCCATTCCTCTTCCCCTGCCCTCTGAAGCAGAAAGCAAGCTGAAAGTCTGAAAAGTCAAGAGGCTCCTGCTTGTGTCTCTCTTCAGGGAAGCAGGATGGAACCACAGCCCACCCTGGGGCTGTATGATGGGATTGGGTCACCATCTAGTGGCTCATATAAGCAACACAGCTTCTCCTTAAACTCCTTAATTACAAGTGTGCTATTGGAGCATCTGTAAGGAAGAACATTTTAAGCTTAATTGAGACCAATGTGAAGGTAAATGAATaactaatttcatttcattctcaatGTCAAAGAGCAGCAGAGAGCAGCTTTCCTGAATGCTGAACATAAGACCAGAGTATAGCTCTTGCCCCTGTGGGCTCTGAGGACTTGGAGGTCCCTGGCTGACTCCTACGCTCAGAGCTGAAGTGACTGCAGGCAGGAGGAGCCTTCCTTGTTTGTTGCCATTGGCGCCTGTGCAGCCTGCTTCAGTGTGGAAGGGTGTGTATCTGGCTAATGCATCAGCCCACAACGTCCCAGGAAATGCAAGGCTTTTATCTTGTGTGGCACTCTAAGCTCCCAGTTTGCCCACACATCGTCAGTGTCATGAGCATCCCCTTCAGGAATGCCCACTGTCATCAGCTTTAAACTACCCACCTGATGGTCCTGGGACCCCACTTCAGCACCCCATGCCAGCCCCGCTCACTGCCAAGCCAAGCCCTGACAAGGATGAGCATGGGCGCAGCAGGTCAAAGGGAATCTATTGGTGCCAGTGGGCAACTTTAGGCTCAGATGGAGATGCCAAGAGCTAGCCAGAAGATAGCGAGTGATCTGGGACTTGGGGTGGAAGGAGGACATAGAAAAGTGGAAAAGGGAGCGGCAGATGGCACCAGGTGACCACACCTGCAGCAGCTGCCTGAATGAACCATTCATGCCCTCACGTCTTGCCAGTCTTGTCACCGTTGGCACCTGTGTTCAGGGCATAAGTCCTTCTTGTGTCCATTGTCTACTCCATTCCTAGAGCAGAgctggcatacagtaggcactcCTTGGCATTTCATTCTCAAAATACTTAATACACATACTGGTATTTTTAGTCATGCCAACTCCTCTTTCTACTCTCCCCACAGCACTGGCCCCCAGTCACCTTCCACTGAGGACATTATGGGGCCGGGATCAGAGTGAGGCAAGGGAGGCACTCAGGGCCGGCATGTGCCCAAGAGGGAGTGCCCCCTCAAATTATGTACCGAAGGCAGCTCCCCTGCCTCGCCCGAGTGCTGGCCCTGGAGGAACAGCAGTGATGGATGGGTAATGGAGTTATCAACAGGCCTAAATGGAGGGTAGAAGAGGGCCCAGCTTGGGGAAATGCACAGAGAAGACTGTTTCATGGACAGAGGGACAAAGAGAGGCTGGGCTCCGTTGACGGAGTGAGATGCCCACCTATAGATATAGGCAGATTACAGAGATTAAAATTTAACATGGGAAGGAGAGACGCACATTTTCCAGGCCTTGGCCTTGTGAAACCTTCTGTCTTGGAATCTGAACAAGCAGGAGTCTGAGCATATCCTTCCCTTATCAAAATGGAGACACAACTCAGCCCCAGTCCCATCCCTTTTGCTTGCAGCTTCCAGAGCACAGGCCCCTGAATCTTCTATTTCCTCATGCTTGGCAGTCCCCTTCCCATGGAGAATCTCTGTGTCCTTAGGCAGCCCTGGGTCTGGGCTGGGCTGGCTGATGTTCAATAAAGAGGGTTTGCCTCCCCTACTTGTGGAAGTTTCCATTGTCTTGCCCATGGGGAGCATGTTGGGGACCCAACTGGCACCTTCCATGATGCTGTTCCAATTGGGGCCTCATATTTCTTTATAACTGCatgaagaggagagaggggacaGAAGAGAAAGTGAGATGACTTCATAAGCTCCTGCTGAGTGGGGAGAGGAAAGGCAGGATCCCAGGTTCCCTTCATCATTGCTTTCATCTCAGTTCTCTGTAATTAGGCCTCCCTTTCACCTCTCAGGCAGGAAATAGCAAGCcagattaatatttaaaacctggccaggcgcagtggctcacacctgtaatcccagcactttgggaggccaaggcgggtgggtcacctgaggtcgggagttcgagaccagcctgaccaacatggagaaaccctgtctctactaaaatacaaaattagctgggcatggtggtgcatgcctgtggtcccagctactcgggaggctgaggcaagagaaccacttgaacctgggaggcggaggttgcagtgagctgagatcacaccactgcactccagcctggacaataagagcaaaactctgcctcaaaaaaaaaaaaaagaaagaaagaaagaaaaaagaaattaaataaaaccttACAATGTTCATGCCACATTTGACAGCTTTACAAAGCAATATCACATATCCCATCTTATCTCAGCCTCAGGTCAGTTCTGCCAGGTATTCAGGGATAAGCATTCCTATTCATACATAAAGATGTGGCGGTTCAGAGAATCTGGGTGCTATGCCCAAAGTCTCATGGAGTGAGTGGAGAAAGCAGGACTGTCCAGGGGTTTTTGGATTCCAAGCCCAGTGCTCTGTCTGCTCTGACAAATCACTGCACACCTCACACACAGGCCTCCCATGGAGAAGGACCAGCCTGGGACAGTGGTGGCAGtccagagaaaagcaaacaacccccAGGCCCAGTTTCAGTGTTAGGCTGTGCCTGAGCCCTGAGCCTCTGTCTCTCACCGTCAATGAGAGGCTGCCGCGAGGCAAGCTCACACGTCTAAAGCCAGACACAATTCAGGCACAGAGCAGTTGCTCACTAAATCCTCCTCCCTTTCTGCtgctcttcttcccttcccacccTCAGGCCTGGCTCCAAGGAGCACAGGCACAGGAACTTTGGGTCATGCAGTCCAGCCCCCTGCTCCCCTcttccagggcagggcagggcagggcaggacaggTGCTCTGCGTGCTTCCTGTGTTGTGTGTCTTCCTGCTCTCACTTTCTCTCCCCTGGGTGGTGTCTTCCTTAGGTGGAAGTGTGTCCCCAGATGCGTGCTGATTACCATGACCCAGGGGGTTCCTCCTCACATTTGCCATCCAGCCCAGGTCCACAGCTCCGGCCAGCTCGTTAGCGGCCTCCTTGTTAGCACGAGGCTCCTGCTCAGGACGGCCAGCGAGAGAGGGTCGCCCGACCATCAGACCACCAGCACTGTGCAGCCTCAGCCACTGACCTACTGGTGCCACCACCACATCCACCACCACCAGACAGTAGGCAGAGAGCACACCAGGCCAGCCACCCATGCTTGATTCACATTTGTTTCAGAGACTTTGATTGGTAGTTGCTTTTTTTGCATACCCCAGGCAGAGGGGCCAGATGACCTTGGTTTCTGAACTTCAGGAGGCACTTGCAGCTCAGTCTCAGCTCAGAGGGAAACTGGTTTCCCTATTTCTGCCTCCTCTGTCCCCGGAGGGCATGTCCAAACTTCTAACACTGTCCCTCAGGGAAGAGGCCACCAACCTCTGTGGCATCTCAGACCCCTTGGAAAACAGTTCCCAAGCACCACGCTCTGCTGAGGTTGAAAGTCTTTACAACTGGCCCACgagaaaaaagaggaagttgGAAAAAGTCATACTGCAGGACAGAGGATTTGCATGCAGCCCCCACTCAAATGGCACTTGAGTCACAGACTCGAAGTAAATACTCACAAAAGTCATGGGACTTGAGGAAAATACTATCGCTGGTGGGTTAGGACCATACTAGAGCTATAGAGATACACGGTACAACAGAGGACAGGTTAGCAGGGTGAGGGCCACCCAGGGACTGGCTCAGTGCTCCTCAGGTCTGGGCTGGTCGAGCCTCAGCCTGTGTTTGGAGAAACTGAGCACTGGGCTGATTCCCATGAGAAATGAGTTTGGTAGAGGGGCAGCTTCAGCTCCCCGGACTCACCCGCTGCCTCTGCTCAGGGACACCTTCCAGGCCAAGATCTCTTTGTACACTAACCGGCAAAGGAGCTGTGGAGCACAAGGCACATAGGAAAGGGAGGGCACTGTTAGCATTGAGCACTGAGTGCCCAGCACCAGGGTAACCCGTGGACTGGCAGTGGAGAAGGGGGAGAGACACACTCCCATTTGGTAAGGGGTCACTCGGGGGAGGGAGAGTGCTTCTGAGCAAAGAGCAGCTGCTCTCATTGCCCCAGAACCCCAAATGGCCGATGCTTTGGACCTCCAGGGTTCCAGTCTGGCAGGACAGAGCATCCCTCAATACCTATTTGTGTACCCCAAGACTCTTACCAAGCAGGCTAGGACATCAGCAGAGATGAGCATGTAGAAGACATTGTTCCAGCCCGTGGGAGAGATAAGCCCAGCCAGCAGAGGCCCCAGAGCCGCACCTGAATGGAGCACAGCCTCGTGAGCAGGGGGCCTGCACCTCCCCTGCCCGCCGGAGGGCACTATGCCCGGGGGCCGGCCCACAACAGAGCTAGTCACAGACCTACGGAGCCGGTGCCGTCAATGATGGCCGTGACCGTGGACAGGGCTTTGGCATTGCCCTTCAGGCTCTTGTGAGTCCCCTGGAGAGAGACAGTAGAGTGGGGAGGCCCAGCTGAGCGGCAGCATGAGCGGAACCAGGACAGGAGAGGGGCTGACTCAGGGAAGGTGGTGACTGGGGTTTGGGTTTGAGAGGAGAGGGGCCCATGGTGCGTTCTGAAGGACTTTGACGGTTTCTCCTCTGCGGGATGGGAGACAGGGAGAAATGGACCTGGAGATGGTGGCCCTGACCAAGCCCCCAGAGCGGTCCCTGGCCCTCGGGAGGTGGCCCCACTTACCAGGTCAGCAGAGACAGCAGTGGTGATGAGCGCATATGGGCCATTGACCAGGCCCCCGCAGATGATCAGCATCACTGGGACAGCACAGAGATAGCCAGTCAGAGAAGCAGCACCACCCGCAGCCCCAACCCCAAGGCAGGAGccctcccagcccctccaccTGCCAGTGTCCCCCGTGGGCCAGCCTCATGGGGCCCCCAAGGCAGTGCCTTTCCCCTGGCCTGGCAGGActtgcaacctcctcctcaccTATGGAGCTGGTAATCccatcctggccaatgtagtTGTACAGGAACAtctgagagaggagaggggagaggcagaGTCACCCGGAATCCCTTTGCCGGCCTGGAGCCCTGAGGTCTGGAACAACCTTCTCCTGCCCTGAAACCCCATAGGGCATCCTATTCCTTTCCCCTGCCCACCCAGATCTCTCTGGTCTTTAAATGTCCCAGGGATGGACGGTCTAAAACGTGGTACTCTATCATCTCCCTTTCTCCAAACAGTCTTCTCTCAGATTCAACCTCAGTCTCTTCTTTCCTTGATCAAGAAGTTTAGGAGGCGGTCTCCTTCTCTACCAAGGCCAAACAGTCATGAATCCCCCTCTAAAGTCTGCAGTCTGGCTCTTTTTCCAAGGAGCCTCTGCTGACCCTCGCTTCTCCTCCCCCGTGTGTGCACAATGATGCACGTGCACGCGTACGCGGAGACATCAATGTGTGTATCATGTGGACGTGCACACAGGCCAGAGGCCCACGCAGGCTCCTGCTCACATGCATTCGCACTTTACCCTCGAGGTTATACGCACCATGGGGGCAGCCAAGATGAGCATGACGCAGCAAGTGGTGGCCCTCCCATTGGTGTAGTCAGAGATGAGCCCTGCCATGATGCCGCCTGGaacacacacccactcacacactgACTCCCAGACGGGACCATGCCATCCCCTCGCCTGGCACCCCAGCTGTGCCCCAGTGCTGGCCTGGGCCTGTCAGCAAGAACCAGCAGAGCTGCTTTTTCCACAGCCCTCCTCTTCCTGTAGTGCCCATCACTACTGGAGACCAAACAAAAGGGCATCTTTCTTAGGCCCACCCAGCCAGGCAGGAGCAGAACTGAGAATAAACCCAGGAGCCATTTTTCCTCTGGTGCCACCTACCCAGGTCATAGCCCATTGGACCTATCCCTTCTTCCTGCACCCCACAAGAAAAGAGGGGAAGGGAGCCTGCTGGCAGAGCAGGGCAAGGCCTCACCTATGATGCCACCGACATCAAAGAGTGTAGACAGGTCCCCAGCCTCCTTGGCACTAAAGTGAGCTGTGGAAAACACAGGAATGTGGTCAGACCTGGGGTTCGGAGCAAACATCCTGGAGTGTCACAGCTAGAAGCCCTGCAGAGTGTGATCCAGGCCACTGCCCCCTTTTCCGAGGAAGAGCTGGGGACCTGTGGAGCAGGCTGGCCAGGGCCACAGGGTGAGAGTGCAGCAGTTTGGACAGACGCCCTCCTGGTCCTGTCCTGTATTGCCCTCTTCCCCTGCAGGATGACCTTCACCTCTCAGAACAAGCCCTCCCTGGCAAGCTCTGGGATCTGGCCCCCGAGCCTGCTGTCCCATGGCCACCTTTCCCCTGGAGCGCAACCTGAAGCTCAGCCCAGCCCTTTCTCTGCTTCACTCTGGCCCTAGCAGCACTAGGAGCTCTTCCCGTTTACCTTAGGCTGTGCTCAAACACAGAGCCAGGAAGAGACTTGCAGGGACACAGGGGCCTCAGGTCACAGGCCTTGGATCcatgttttaaaaaaggaatgtcCAGAAGCTGAGATTGTAGCCCCACCCTCGAGGTTGCCTCATACTCTGAAGTCAGCACCAAGGCCACAAAACAAAGAGTCACGGTGTCCACGAAGCTGCCCTAGCGCTCCACACTGTCACAGAGAGAGGCCCCGACAGAGCTGCAGGGCAAGCTACAGCTTGAGACTTGGCCATGACTAATGCCTACAGTATCCTGTTCAGAGCCAGCACAATGTGTGGCAAGGCACTGTTGTTCCTccccagggctgggagggaggggagcagcaCTGGGTGAGAGGTCCTCAGCCCTGGTGGAGCTTGGAGGCTcctgggggctgggcagggcggGGTGGGCTGCTGTTTGGTAGAGCAGCCCGACCTATGGAAAAGCAGAGACCCAGGCCAGGTGGACATGAAACATCCTTTTTCAAGTGAGCTCTTCTCATCTGTACATCCCTGGGCAGGGGCAGAGGAGAGTAGGTCCATGAGACAGGGCAGAACATCAGTGCAGCCCAGCAGATCCAGGCACAGGGGCATCAATCCCATTAGGTCCCACTGGGAGAAGAACACCAGGGTCACCACCAGGCTACAAGGAGTGGGGTCACTCACCAGGCCCTCTTCTTGGACTGGGGGAGAGATCCAGCAGGCAGGCCTTTCCTAGTACCTCCCAATCCTACCACCTATGAGCCAAGCAGCCTGGAGGGGGTTTCTCCTACACTAACGGCTAGAGAAGAAGACAGCAAGAACTGCAGAACAGAGCTCTGAGTTCCTAATCCTCAGCTCAGTTCCAAGGGAGAGAAGGTGGCTGGAGTCAGGGTCTAGGGGGTAGTGTGCTGGGTTTAGCTTTCATTTAAGTAAAGAACTAAATCAAGCTCCTTTCACTGTAGGAGAAGTTCAGCAGGAATTCTGCCTATATACTGGAATCACAGGCATCACCACGACGGGCTTCCTCTCCCACCAGAggcagccttggcctcctcagAGACCCCTTCATTCCCCTTCTCTTGGACTTACCCACATTGGCGATGTAGAGGGGCAGCCAGTAGAGGAAGGTGTAACTGACCAGCTTGGCAAACAGCAGACACAGAGAGAACTCGACCACGCCCTGGGGAGTGCAACAGGGGGCACAGGGGAAGGGGTCCCAGAGGTCCTGGGTTCAGTGGTGGCCCCGAGGGGTGCTCAGCAGCACCCTAGTACTCTCCATCACCTGTCACACAAGGCAGCCTCCAACACATCCAGTCCCAATAAAAGCAACGTGACCACTGTGCAAGGTTGTTTCGAGACAAATCTCCCATGCTGCCCTCCCCAAGCAGGCTGCCCAACTTACACCTCCCCTATAAAGAAGTTCTAGAAAAATAGATCACCCAAGCACCCCATCTCCTCATCACCAACAAAAAAATCTGGAAAGCCCCTCTCTTTCCTCCATTCCACAAACTTCTTACTGGGATCCGGAGTGCCCCAAAGAAGCTGATGGCAGCAGGCTCTTCGCATGGCCCCTTGGAGCATTTGGCCACAGTCTCAAGGCCGCTCTCCCTGATAGAGCAGGGACTATTCCCAGGGTCCTCAGGGTTGTCCTGGTTCTCAGCTGGCTCACCCTGAGCAGAG from Nomascus leucogenys isolate Asia chromosome 15, Asia_NLE_v1, whole genome shotgun sequence encodes the following:
- the SLC37A2 gene encoding glucose-6-phosphate exchanger SLC37A2 encodes the protein MRSSLAPGVWFFRAFSRDSWFRGFILLLTFLIYTCYHMSRKPISVVKSRLHQNCSEQIKPINDTHSLNDTMWCNWAPFDKDNYKELLGGVDNAFLVAYAIGMFVSGVFGERLPLRYYLSAGMLLSGLFTSLFGLGYFWNIHELWYFVVIQVCNGLVQTTGWPSVVTCVGNWFGKGKRGLIMGIWNSHTSVGNILGSLIAGIWVNGQWGLSFIVPGIITAIMGIVTFLFLIEHPEDVDCAPPQHHGEPAENQDNPEDPGNSPCSIRESGLETVAKCSKGPCEEPAAISFFGALRIPGVVEFSLCLLFAKLVSYTFLYWLPLYIANVAHFSAKEAGDLSTLFDVGGIIGGIMAGLISDYTNGRATTCCVMLILAAPMMFLYNYIGQDGITSSIVMLIICGGLVNGPYALITTAVSADLGTHKSLKGNAKALSTVTAIIDGTGSVGAALGPLLAGLISPTGWNNVFYMLISADVLACLLLCRLVYKEILAWKVSLSRGSGYKEI